A genomic stretch from Prochlorococcus marinus str. MIT 9312 includes:
- a CDS encoding o-succinylbenzoate synthase, with amino-acid sequence MNLNFKKKSYCFKLSTKVENSKTAYLTKSGWIIKLKNNDKKIGFGEVSPLLKEDLKKCEEQLNMIPEHVGVLNLSKQINIFHPCIQSAINSALAEINGKIIFKENYFFDEIDKTAILLNPKNVISDLNEIKKSQSNIGKSVTIKWKVALRNNNEEEAILEEILSQIDNNIKLRIDANGSWGREIANRWAEILKDNKNIDWLEQPLSVDDIDGLKELNKKIPIALDESLLKFPTLINEWKGWQIRRPSQEKNPDKLLRDLENKKALISISTSFETGIGRRWLYHLSSLQLQGPTPKVPGLAMNKFPNSFLFTNEAQKIWNQL; translated from the coding sequence ATGAACTTAAATTTTAAAAAAAAATCTTATTGCTTTAAGTTATCAACAAAAGTAGAAAATTCTAAAACTGCTTACCTTACAAAATCGGGTTGGATCATTAAATTAAAAAATAATGATAAGAAAATTGGATTTGGAGAGGTTTCACCTCTTCTAAAAGAAGACTTAAAAAAATGTGAAGAACAATTAAATATGATTCCTGAGCATGTAGGAGTATTAAATTTATCTAAGCAAATAAATATTTTTCACCCATGTATTCAATCTGCAATAAATTCAGCTTTAGCAGAAATAAATGGAAAAATAATTTTTAAAGAAAACTATTTTTTTGATGAAATTGATAAAACAGCCATACTTTTAAATCCTAAAAATGTCATTTCAGATTTAAATGAAATTAAAAAAAGTCAATCTAATATTGGAAAATCAGTAACAATAAAATGGAAAGTAGCTTTAAGAAATAATAATGAGGAAGAAGCGATTTTAGAAGAAATTTTAAGCCAAATAGATAATAATATTAAGTTGCGGATAGATGCTAATGGTTCTTGGGGAAGAGAGATAGCTAACAGATGGGCTGAAATTTTGAAAGATAACAAAAATATAGATTGGTTGGAACAACCTCTTTCTGTTGATGATATTGATGGACTAAAAGAACTGAACAAAAAAATTCCAATAGCTTTAGACGAATCACTTTTAAAATTTCCAACTTTGATTAATGAGTGGAAGGGTTGGCAAATTCGAAGGCCTTCTCAAGAAAAGAATCCAGATAAGCTTTTAAGAGACTTGGAAAATAAAAAAGCTTTAATATCCATAAGTACTTCATTTGAAACTGGAATAGGAAGGAGATGGCTTTATCATTTATCATCTCTGCAGTTACAAGGACCAACACCAAAAGTTCCTGGTTTAGCAATGAATAAATTCCCTAACTCTTTCCTATTTACAAATGAAGCACAAAAGATATGGAATCAATTATGA
- the menA gene encoding 2-carboxy-1,4-naphthoquinone phytyltransferase → MDENKKKLWKQAIKWPLYSVAILPVFITGAYLLNQYETVKIYNLLAFTLAAILILLWENLTNDLFDAETGIDEFKFHSIVNLIKNKKLISFIAYTSLVIGLLIISIISVSTSVNILILVAACCFLGYLYQGPPFRFGYQGLGEPLCWLAFGPFAYSAVLIALNPSNIYFEDIPWKVSLLLGSGPSLATTLVLFCSHFHQIIEDEKHGKHSPLVRLGAKKGSQFVPWIIFTIYIFQLFTILTGFIPIFCILYLISFPQAIRLINLLHSSYNKPLAIKNCKFIAIKFQTLNGIGLITGLIFNYLINK, encoded by the coding sequence ATGGATGAAAATAAAAAAAAATTATGGAAACAAGCAATAAAATGGCCTCTTTATTCTGTTGCAATACTTCCAGTTTTTATTACAGGGGCTTATCTACTAAATCAATATGAAACAGTAAAAATATATAATTTGCTTGCATTTACGTTAGCTGCAATTTTGATATTACTTTGGGAAAATCTAACTAATGATTTATTCGATGCAGAAACAGGAATCGATGAATTTAAATTCCATTCAATTGTAAATCTTATAAAAAATAAAAAATTAATTTCATTTATTGCCTATACATCTTTAGTTATTGGTTTATTAATAATTTCAATTATTTCAGTATCAACAAGCGTAAACATTTTGATTTTAGTAGCAGCTTGCTGCTTCTTAGGATATTTATATCAAGGACCTCCTTTTAGATTTGGCTATCAAGGGTTAGGAGAACCATTATGCTGGCTTGCATTTGGACCTTTTGCTTACTCTGCAGTCTTAATAGCGTTAAATCCATCTAATATTTATTTCGAAGATATTCCTTGGAAAGTTTCTTTATTACTTGGTTCAGGACCTTCCTTAGCAACAACTCTAGTATTATTTTGTTCTCATTTTCATCAAATTATTGAAGATGAAAAGCATGGCAAACATTCACCTTTAGTTCGCCTGGGAGCAAAAAAAGGTTCTCAATTTGTGCCTTGGATAATCTTTACTATATATATTTTTCAACTTTTCACCATACTTACTGGATTTATTCCAATTTTTTGTATCCTATATTTGATTAGTTTTCCTCAAGCAATAAGGCTTATAAATTTATTACACTCTTCGTATAACAAACCTTTAGCAATAAAAAATTGTAAATTCATTGCAATAAAATTCCAAACTCTTAATGGAATTGGCTTAATAACAGGATTAATTTTTAATTACTTGATTAATAAATGA
- a CDS encoding isochorismate synthase — protein sequence MKNDLKFTDFLKDLFSTFDKKVENSGLVSICVEIPCIDLFQVYELFINKYQFSSFWEESDGISYIAFDKCKYVTLDGPRRYEVAKEFNTENFKNLINLTNESHICSLSKIIYLFSFSENLNNKNLSSDVPSLEAILPKILIIKSDNNCWLRINGHVEGKSSLRILIEEIWAIRNQVINSGSELKKLSSLKNSFDFPIIDDFLSSLKISNVNLKKIVNKGIQLVDKGILEKIVLANRIKIKLKNKLDLVEILKRLKNNQPNTCRYVWKRNSKDIFFGASPEKLFSFTKPNLTFEALAGTISTNSNFNNLLGSSKDLKEHNYVINYLIKCLEILKIKKFKKSDIKVNSFGDISHLQTLIFSKVENICPFELLKNLHPSPAVCGYPKNEALYWINTLESFARGNYASPMGWVDSSGNASFLVAIRGARYIEENIEFTAGSGIVSGSVLEKEIDEIRLKFESLVKQIVFAKTSK from the coding sequence ATGAAAAATGATTTAAAGTTTACAGATTTTTTAAAAGATTTATTTTCCACTTTCGATAAGAAGGTGGAAAATTCTGGATTAGTAAGTATTTGTGTTGAGATACCTTGTATTGATTTATTTCAAGTATATGAATTGTTTATAAATAAATATCAGTTTTCTTCATTTTGGGAGGAATCTGATGGTATTTCCTACATTGCTTTCGATAAATGTAAATATGTTACTTTGGATGGTCCAAGAAGATATGAGGTAGCAAAAGAGTTTAATACTGAAAATTTTAAAAATTTAATTAACTTAACAAATGAATCACATATTTGCTCACTTTCAAAAATAATTTATTTATTTTCTTTTTCTGAAAATTTGAATAATAAGAATTTATCTTCAGATGTTCCTAGTTTGGAAGCTATCTTACCAAAAATATTAATTATCAAAAGCGATAATAATTGCTGGTTAAGAATTAATGGTCATGTTGAAGGTAAGTCATCATTAAGAATATTAATTGAAGAAATATGGGCAATTAGAAATCAAGTTATTAATTCTGGCTCAGAATTAAAAAAATTATCTAGTTTAAAAAATAGTTTTGATTTTCCTATTATTGATGATTTCTTAAGTTCCCTTAAAATTTCTAATGTAAATTTGAAAAAAATAGTAAATAAAGGAATTCAATTAGTAGATAAGGGTATCCTCGAAAAGATAGTTTTAGCAAATAGGATTAAAATAAAACTTAAAAATAAATTAGATTTAGTAGAAATTTTAAAAAGATTAAAAAATAATCAACCAAATACATGCAGATACGTTTGGAAAAGAAATAGTAAAGATATTTTTTTTGGAGCATCTCCAGAAAAATTATTTTCTTTTACTAAACCAAATTTAACTTTTGAGGCTCTTGCCGGAACGATCTCAACTAACTCTAATTTTAATAACCTCCTTGGAAGTTCTAAAGACTTAAAGGAACATAATTATGTAATAAACTATTTAATTAAATGTTTAGAAATTTTAAAAATAAAAAAATTTAAAAAAAGTGATATCAAGGTAAATTCATTTGGAGATATTTCACATTTGCAAACACTTATTTTCTCTAAAGTTGAAAATATATGTCCTTTTGAATTGCTTAAAAATTTGCATCCATCGCCGGCTGTTTGTGGATATCCTAAGAATGAGGCATTGTATTGGATTAATACTCTTGAGTCTTTTGCTAGAGGAAATTATGCTTCTCCAATGGGCTGGGTTGATTCATCAGGAAATGCTTCATTTCTTGTAGCAATAAGAGGCGCTAGATATATTGAAGAAAATATTGAATTCACTGCCGGTTCAGGGATAGTTTCAGGATCTGTTTTAGAAAAAGAAATAGATGAGATTAGATTAAAATTTGAATCTTTAGTAAAACAAATAGTTTTTGCTAAAACTTCTAAATAA
- the gshB gene encoding glutathione synthase, whose product MKFLFVIDPIKNINPLKDSTAALMQASSKKNIEIWSCTPQDLEARGDEVWASSVKVEVNPWISFKENDCIPLAEFNCIWMRKDPPVNEAYLYATHLLEVAERKGVKVINKPSSLRAWNEKLGALRYSHLMAPTIVASKVKDLINFANINNEVVIKPLGGKGGQGVIRINKNSPGIKSIIELITSQEELPVMMQKFIPKVIEGDKRIIIVNGEAIGSINRIPQGGDFRSNLALGGKAEPTLLTEKEKSICSELSQHFKDEGLFFVGIDVINGMLSEINVTSPTGLREIENLSNKNVSEEVIEKLIEII is encoded by the coding sequence ATGAAATTTCTATTCGTAATAGATCCAATTAAAAATATAAATCCCTTAAAAGATTCAACTGCTGCTTTAATGCAAGCATCATCAAAAAAAAATATTGAAATCTGGAGTTGTACTCCTCAAGACCTTGAAGCTAGAGGTGATGAAGTATGGGCATCTTCCGTAAAAGTTGAAGTAAATCCGTGGATTTCTTTCAAAGAGAATGATTGCATACCTCTCGCCGAATTTAATTGCATTTGGATGAGAAAAGATCCTCCTGTAAATGAGGCTTATTTATATGCAACCCATCTTTTAGAAGTTGCCGAAAGAAAAGGAGTAAAAGTAATTAACAAACCCTCATCGTTAAGAGCATGGAATGAAAAGCTAGGTGCTTTGAGATACAGCCACTTAATGGCACCTACAATAGTTGCGAGTAAGGTAAAAGATCTTATTAATTTTGCAAATATAAATAATGAAGTAGTCATAAAACCTCTTGGAGGAAAAGGTGGACAAGGTGTTATAAGGATAAATAAAAATTCTCCAGGAATTAAATCAATCATTGAATTAATCACTTCTCAAGAAGAATTACCCGTTATGATGCAAAAATTTATTCCTAAAGTCATAGAGGGTGATAAAAGAATAATTATCGTAAACGGTGAAGCAATTGGATCTATAAATAGGATTCCTCAAGGAGGCGATTTTAGGAGTAATTTAGCGTTGGGAGGGAAGGCTGAACCCACATTATTAACAGAAAAAGAAAAAAGTATTTGCTCAGAGTTATCTCAACATTTCAAAGATGAAGGTTTGTTTTTTGTAGGTATTGATGTAATAAATGGAATGCTTAGCGAGATTAATGTAACCAGTCCAACAGGTTTAAGAGAAATAGAAAATTTATCTAATAAAAATGTTTCAGAAGAAGTTATTGAAAAGTTAATAGAAATTATTTAG